In Microbacterium cremeum, a genomic segment contains:
- a CDS encoding VIT1/CCC1 transporter family protein, whose product MSAPAAPTDRDRRRWAQYLVNERAEARVYRDLADRRTGEEREILLALAEAEGRHEAHWLDLLGGTPGRLPRPDARTRLLGWMAKRFGSIFVLALAQSAEARSPYDDEPSATARMAADEKIHHEVVRGLAARGRRRLSGTFRAAVFGANDGLVSNLALVMGIGATGVSSQFVLFSGIAGLLAGALSMGAGEFVSVRSQRELLAATEPSDYADGAIPHLDIDANELALVYRTRGMPEAEASARARRVVEAAHAAGQGRADTGPVEVAAHGEVVGSAWGAALSSFLFFASGAVIPVLPWIFGLSGVAALVVALVLVGVALMATGAAVGVLSGAPPLRRALRQLAIGYGAAAVTYLLGLLFGVSLA is encoded by the coding sequence GTGAGCGCGCCCGCCGCACCGACCGACCGCGACCGCCGCCGCTGGGCGCAGTATCTCGTCAACGAGCGTGCCGAGGCCCGCGTGTACCGAGATCTCGCCGACCGGCGCACCGGCGAGGAGCGCGAGATCCTGCTCGCCCTCGCGGAGGCCGAGGGACGACACGAGGCGCATTGGCTCGACCTCCTCGGCGGCACCCCGGGCAGGCTGCCGCGGCCGGACGCGCGCACGCGCCTGCTCGGATGGATGGCCAAGCGCTTCGGCTCGATCTTCGTGCTGGCTCTCGCGCAGAGTGCCGAGGCCCGTTCACCGTACGACGACGAGCCGTCCGCGACCGCCCGCATGGCTGCCGACGAGAAGATCCACCACGAGGTCGTCCGCGGCTTGGCCGCGCGCGGCCGGCGGCGCCTGTCGGGGACGTTCCGCGCCGCCGTGTTCGGCGCCAACGACGGCCTCGTCTCGAACCTCGCCCTCGTCATGGGCATCGGTGCGACCGGCGTCTCGAGTCAGTTCGTGCTCTTCAGCGGCATCGCCGGCCTGCTCGCCGGCGCGCTCTCGATGGGTGCCGGCGAGTTCGTCTCGGTGCGGTCGCAGCGCGAGCTGCTGGCGGCGACGGAGCCGAGCGACTACGCCGACGGTGCCATCCCTCACCTCGACATCGATGCCAACGAGCTCGCGCTCGTGTACCGCACACGGGGGATGCCGGAGGCCGAGGCCTCTGCGCGAGCTCGCCGCGTCGTCGAAGCCGCGCACGCCGCCGGCCAGGGGAGGGCCGACACCGGGCCCGTGGAGGTCGCCGCACACGGCGAGGTCGTGGGGAGTGCCTGGGGTGCGGCGCTGTCGAGCTTCCTGTTCTTCGCGTCGGGCGCGGTGATCCCCGTGCTGCCGTGGATCTTCGGTCTCTCGGGGGTCGCGGCCCTCGTCGTGGCGCTCGTGCTGGTGGGCGTGGCACTCATGGCGACGGGCGCCGCCGTCGGAGTCCTGTCCGGCGCGCCGCCGCTGCGGCGCGCACTGCGGCAGCTCGCGATCGGGTACGGTGCCGCCGCCGTGACATACCTGCTCGGACTGCTGTTCGGCGTGTCGCTCGCCTGA
- a CDS encoding DEAD/DEAH box helicase: MGSFAAEHLSPTYPQRAPWGTAQRLRAWQAEALDLYFSLDGPDGPGSGPRDFLAAATPGAGKTTFALRLASELLRRRVVDRIVVVAPTEHLKTQWADAAARVGIRLDPAFSNRHVAPARQYHGVAVTYAQVAVKASVHQRLTMDARTLVILDEVHHGGDALSWGDALREAYGRATRRLLLSGTPFRSDTAPIPFVEYHPDAKGIRVSRTDYAYGYGRALEDGVVRPVLFLVYAGHMRWRTKTGDEMEAQLGQDNTKDITSQAWRTALDPDGDWIPAVLRSADRRLTEVREHVPDAGGLVIATDQTAARAYAAILQQITGEQPTVVLSDEAEASSRIEEFSKGTSRWMVAVRMVSEGVDVPRLAVGVYATSASTPLFFAQAIGRFVRARRRGETASVFLPNVPQLLALANEMERQRDHALDRDSDDDEWNAEEDLMDAAEREDKASDALTEEFTYQALGSRAHFDRVMYDGKEFGQLAVPGTPEEEEFLGLPGLLEPEHVHELLMQRQARQSRHRSAREAKEAAAPETQEPALPQALHRTLKEQRQLLNSLVGLYARQSGEPHGLVHAELRRICGGPAVSHATVAQLQARIDVLRKRVHS; encoded by the coding sequence ATCGGCAGCTTCGCCGCGGAGCACCTGAGCCCGACGTACCCGCAGCGCGCCCCATGGGGCACGGCACAGCGTCTGCGAGCGTGGCAGGCCGAGGCGCTCGACCTGTACTTCTCGCTCGACGGGCCGGACGGCCCCGGCAGCGGCCCGCGCGACTTCCTGGCCGCGGCGACGCCCGGCGCCGGGAAGACGACGTTCGCCCTGCGCCTGGCGAGCGAGCTGCTGCGGCGCCGCGTGGTCGATCGCATCGTCGTCGTCGCCCCCACCGAGCACCTGAAGACCCAGTGGGCCGATGCGGCCGCGCGTGTCGGCATCCGTCTCGATCCCGCCTTCAGCAACCGGCACGTCGCCCCAGCGCGGCAGTATCACGGCGTCGCCGTCACATACGCGCAGGTCGCGGTGAAGGCATCCGTCCACCAGCGCCTCACGATGGACGCGCGCACGCTCGTGATCCTCGACGAGGTGCATCACGGCGGCGACGCGCTCAGCTGGGGCGACGCCCTGCGCGAGGCGTACGGCCGTGCGACGCGCCGCCTGCTGCTGTCGGGCACGCCGTTCCGCAGCGACACCGCGCCGATCCCGTTCGTCGAGTACCACCCCGACGCCAAGGGCATCCGCGTCTCGCGCACCGACTACGCCTACGGCTACGGGCGCGCGCTCGAAGACGGCGTCGTGCGTCCGGTGCTTTTCCTCGTCTACGCCGGGCACATGCGGTGGCGCACCAAGACCGGCGACGAGATGGAGGCCCAGCTCGGGCAGGACAACACGAAAGACATCACGTCGCAGGCCTGGCGCACCGCACTCGACCCCGACGGCGACTGGATCCCGGCCGTGCTGCGGTCGGCAGACCGGCGCCTGACCGAGGTGCGCGAGCACGTTCCGGATGCCGGAGGCCTGGTGATCGCGACCGACCAGACGGCCGCGCGCGCCTACGCCGCGATCCTGCAGCAGATCACCGGCGAGCAGCCCACGGTCGTGCTGTCGGACGAGGCCGAGGCGTCGAGCCGCATCGAGGAGTTCTCGAAGGGAACGAGCCGCTGGATGGTCGCCGTGCGCATGGTGTCGGAGGGCGTGGACGTACCGCGCCTCGCCGTCGGCGTATACGCCACGAGTGCGTCCACGCCGCTCTTCTTCGCCCAGGCGATCGGCCGCTTCGTGCGCGCCCGTCGCCGTGGCGAGACGGCGAGCGTGTTCCTGCCGAACGTGCCCCAGCTGCTCGCCCTGGCGAACGAGATGGAGCGCCAGCGCGATCACGCACTCGACCGCGACTCGGACGACGACGAGTGGAACGCCGAAGAAGACCTGATGGACGCCGCCGAGCGGGAGGACAAGGCGTCCGACGCGCTCACCGAGGAGTTCACCTACCAGGCGCTCGGCTCGCGCGCGCACTTCGATCGCGTGATGTACGACGGCAAGGAGTTCGGCCAGCTCGCGGTGCCCGGGACTCCCGAGGAGGAGGAGTTCCTCGGGCTGCCGGGGCTGCTCGAGCCCGAGCACGTGCACGAGCTGCTGATGCAGCGCCAGGCGCGCCAGAGCCGCCACCGCAGCGCCCGCGAGGCGAAGGAGGCGGCGGCTCCCGAGACGCAGGAGCCGGCGCTTCCGCAGGCGCTGCACCGCACACTCAAGGAGCAGCGGCAGCTGCTGAACAGCCTCGTCGGCCTCTACGCGCGTCAGTCCGGGGAGCCGCACGGCCTGGTCCACGCCGAGCTCCGCCGCATCTGCGGCGGCCCCGCGGTGTCGCACGCGACCGTCGCGCAGCTGCAGGCGCGTATCGACGTGCTGCGCAAGCGCGTGCACTCCTGA
- a CDS encoding SGNH/GDSL hydrolase family protein, producing the protein MSATQQDPRTPYVPNAGPHPWRRYVAIGDSFTEGVGDAEPASPNGFRGWADRVAEVLSQQVDDFAYANLAIRGRLIRQIVDEQVEPAVALKPDLVTFSAGGNDVIRPGSDPDAVAQLFEDAVVRLSRDGATVVVFTGIDTAFTPVFRGIRGKVAIYNENIRTIADRYDCIVADQWALKEVQDMRFFDDDRLHYNALGHHEVARMVLRALNVPNDLQPMQPDPLPMRTWREARAVDLVWAREYFVPWVLRRLRHQSSGDHIKAKRPDPTPVTTLTSPPDAAQQADED; encoded by the coding sequence ATGTCAGCGACACAGCAGGATCCCCGCACGCCGTATGTGCCCAACGCCGGGCCGCACCCGTGGCGGCGGTACGTCGCGATCGGCGACTCGTTCACGGAGGGTGTCGGCGACGCCGAGCCGGCGTCGCCCAACGGCTTCCGCGGCTGGGCCGACCGGGTCGCCGAGGTGCTGTCGCAGCAGGTGGACGATTTCGCGTACGCCAACCTGGCGATCCGCGGCCGGCTGATCCGGCAGATCGTCGACGAGCAGGTGGAGCCCGCCGTCGCCCTCAAGCCCGACCTCGTCACGTTCTCGGCGGGCGGCAACGACGTGATCCGGCCCGGCTCCGACCCCGACGCGGTCGCGCAGCTGTTCGAGGACGCCGTGGTGCGGCTCTCCCGCGACGGCGCCACGGTCGTCGTCTTCACCGGCATCGACACCGCCTTCACCCCGGTGTTCCGCGGCATCCGGGGCAAGGTGGCGATCTACAACGAGAACATCCGGACGATCGCCGACCGCTACGACTGCATCGTGGCCGACCAGTGGGCGCTCAAGGAGGTGCAGGACATGCGCTTCTTCGACGACGATCGTCTGCACTACAACGCGCTCGGGCATCACGAGGTGGCGCGCATGGTGCTGCGGGCGCTCAACGTGCCCAACGACCTGCAGCCGATGCAGCCCGACCCGCTCCCGATGCGCACGTGGCGCGAGGCGCGCGCGGTCGACCTCGTCTGGGCCCGCGAGTACTTCGTGCCATGGGTGCTGCGGCGCCTGCGCCACCAGTCCTCGGGCGACCACATCAAGGCGAAGCGGCCCGACCCGACGCCGGTGACGACGCTCACGTCGCCGCCCGACGCCGCGCAGCAGGCGGACGAGGACTGA
- a CDS encoding SDR family oxidoreductase, which yields MAVHVITGAGSGIGEVLAQRLAERGDELWLLARDAGRAAQLRGRFPGAQTLVGDLAEPERLSWAFGHQSVPPRVDSLLHVAGVVELGAVAETPVKAWQQQLNVNAVSPAELTRLMLPALRAARGQIVFVNSGAGLRVSPEWGAYAASKFALRALADAVRAEERANGVRVTTVYPGRTATPMQQKVHQQEGADYDASQWIDPASVATTILAALDLPRDAELTELTVRPGA from the coding sequence ATGGCCGTCCACGTGATCACGGGTGCCGGGTCCGGAATCGGCGAGGTCCTCGCGCAGCGCCTCGCCGAGCGCGGCGACGAGCTGTGGCTGCTCGCGCGGGACGCCGGGCGCGCCGCGCAGCTGCGCGGACGATTCCCGGGCGCGCAGACCCTGGTCGGCGATCTCGCCGAGCCGGAGCGCCTGTCGTGGGCGTTCGGCCACCAGAGCGTTCCGCCGCGCGTGGACTCGCTCCTCCACGTCGCCGGCGTCGTCGAACTGGGCGCCGTGGCCGAGACGCCGGTCAAGGCCTGGCAGCAGCAGCTGAACGTCAATGCAGTGTCGCCCGCGGAGCTCACCCGGCTCATGCTGCCGGCGCTGCGCGCCGCGCGCGGCCAGATCGTGTTCGTCAACTCCGGCGCAGGGCTGCGCGTGAGCCCCGAGTGGGGCGCGTACGCGGCGAGCAAGTTCGCGTTGCGCGCCCTCGCCGACGCCGTGCGTGCCGAGGAGCGGGCGAACGGCGTGCGCGTCACCACCGTGTATCCGGGGCGCACGGCGACGCCGATGCAGCAGAAGGTTCACCAGCAGGAGGGCGCCGACTACGACGCGTCGCAGTGGATCGACCCCGCCTCCGTCGCGACGACGATCCTCGCGGCGCTGGACCTGCCGCGCGACGCGGAGCTCACCGAGCTCACCGTCCGCCCAGGCGCCTGA
- a CDS encoding TrmH family RNA methyltransferase, whose translation MTIERISDASDERLADYRDLTDVALRRVLEPEGGLYIAESAKVIGRALAAGHRPRSILVQEKWLDEVQELVADASIPIYVVEPDIAESLTGYAVHRGALASMHRPALPPVAEVVAGARLVVVLEDIVDHTNVGAIFRAAAGLGADAVLVSPRCADPLYRRSVRVSMGTVFQVPWTRLPEWGEARGVLHEAGFELAALALADDAVGLDAFSARRPERVALLLGAEGDGLSRRALEVADTVVTIPMAGGVDSLNVAAASAVALWELRAR comes from the coding sequence GTGACGATCGAACGCATCTCGGACGCCTCGGACGAGCGCCTCGCGGACTACCGCGACCTGACGGATGTCGCACTGCGGCGTGTGCTGGAGCCCGAGGGAGGCCTGTACATCGCCGAGTCGGCGAAGGTGATCGGCCGAGCGCTCGCTGCGGGCCATCGCCCGCGGTCGATCCTGGTGCAGGAGAAGTGGCTCGACGAGGTCCAGGAGCTCGTCGCCGACGCGTCCATCCCCATCTACGTCGTCGAGCCCGACATCGCGGAATCGCTGACCGGTTACGCCGTGCACCGCGGCGCGCTGGCTTCGATGCACCGGCCCGCCCTGCCGCCGGTCGCCGAGGTCGTCGCCGGCGCGAGGCTGGTCGTGGTGCTCGAAGACATCGTCGACCACACCAACGTCGGCGCGATCTTCCGCGCCGCGGCAGGACTCGGCGCCGATGCGGTGCTCGTGAGCCCGCGCTGCGCGGATCCGCTGTACCGCCGCAGCGTCCGGGTGAGCATGGGAACGGTGTTCCAGGTGCCGTGGACCCGGCTGCCGGAGTGGGGCGAGGCGCGTGGCGTGCTGCACGAGGCCGGGTTCGAACTCGCCGCGCTCGCGCTCGCCGACGACGCGGTGGGCCTTGATGCGTTCAGCGCGAGGCGTCCGGAGCGGGTGGCTCTGCTCCTCGGCGCCGAGGGCGACGGCCTGTCGCGCCGCGCTCTCGAGGTGGCCGACACGGTGGTGACGATCCCGATGGCGGGCGGCGTCGACTCGCTCAACGTCGCGGCTGCGAGCGCCGTGGCGCTGTGGGAGCTGCGCGCGCGGTGA